The following are encoded in a window of Candidatus Deferrimicrobium sp. genomic DNA:
- a CDS encoding Nif3-like dinuclear metal center hexameric protein, giving the protein MRRRAAVTVNDVWRALDERFPFAHCADWDNVGILLGDPDAPVRSVLIALDATPSVIARLRRRPADLLVTHHPVVFTPLKSVRPDPGPSAAVFALLRMGVAVISAHTNADAAPRGVSHAMGRRLRLLGIRPLISGEPSSGACKIVVFVPPSHAEAVLGAAAEAGGGRIGGYSRCSFRAPGTGTFLGGADTSPRFGTAGTEERVEEVRLETVAPGSRVRAVLAAVRKAHPYEEPAIDVVPLREGALGGGVGIVGELPEPLPLDRALDVVRLALRPSWIHVAGPRRKTVRRVAIVGGSGAEFAFAAREAGADLYITGDVKYHQALDAAAGDMPVADIGHASGERWILPEFRRVISTRFPGAVSARVMMDEEPLRAVSAGRRRGGEKP; this is encoded by the coding sequence GTGAGGCGCCGCGCGGCGGTCACGGTGAACGACGTGTGGCGGGCGCTCGACGAGCGGTTTCCGTTCGCCCACTGCGCCGACTGGGACAACGTCGGGATCCTTCTGGGCGATCCCGACGCTCCCGTGCGATCGGTTCTGATCGCGCTCGACGCCACGCCATCGGTGATCGCGCGCCTGCGACGACGCCCCGCCGATCTCCTGGTGACGCACCACCCCGTCGTGTTCACTCCCCTGAAATCCGTTCGTCCGGACCCCGGGCCCTCCGCCGCGGTGTTCGCCCTGCTGCGGATGGGCGTGGCGGTCATCTCCGCACACACCAACGCCGACGCGGCTCCGCGGGGCGTTTCGCATGCGATGGGCCGTCGCCTGCGGCTGCTCGGGATCCGCCCGCTGATTTCCGGCGAACCGTCCTCCGGCGCGTGCAAGATCGTGGTGTTCGTACCGCCGTCCCATGCGGAAGCCGTCCTGGGCGCCGCCGCGGAAGCGGGCGGGGGGCGGATCGGCGGGTACTCCAGGTGTTCCTTCCGGGCCCCTGGGACCGGCACGTTCCTCGGGGGAGCGGATACCTCCCCGCGTTTCGGAACAGCGGGGACGGAGGAGCGCGTGGAGGAGGTCCGGCTCGAGACCGTCGCGCCGGGGAGCCGGGTGAGGGCCGTGCTGGCGGCGGTGCGGAAGGCGCACCCGTACGAGGAACCGGCGATCGACGTCGTGCCGTTGCGCGAAGGAGCCCTCGGGGGCGGGGTCGGGATCGTCGGCGAGTTGCCCGAACCGCTGCCGCTCGACCGGGCTCTCGACGTGGTGCGTCTCGCGTTGCGGCCATCGTGGATCCACGTCGCGGGTCCCCGCCGGAAGACGGTACGCCGTGTCGCGATCGTCGGGGGGAGCGGGGCGGAGTTCGCCTTCGCGGCGCGCGAGGCGGGAGCGGACCTCTACATTACGGGGGATGTGAAGTATCACCAGGCGCTGGATGCGGCGGCGGGGGACATGCCCGTCGCCGACATCGGGCACGCATCGGGGGAACGGTGGATCCTGCCGGAATTCCGGCGAGTCATCAGCACGCGGTTTCCGGGGGCCGTATCGGCCCGTGTCATGATGGACGAAGAGCCTTTGCGGGCGGTGTCCGCGGGGCGAAGAAGGGGAGGGGAAAAGCCTTGA
- a CDS encoding zinc ribbon domain-containing protein has protein sequence MEQVKILIDLQEVMCQARRLEEEKQKIPLEVADLKSLFEEREATFLAAEQEFETLKQQRREKEREIEEERDKVERAKAKLMSIKTNKEYYAMLKEIEGTRRTNVAREEELLSLLVRYEEAEKRLAERKADLDEVSGKYRERRVDIDARMGTYDDDIGKLDARRRQVASKLDPSLVRRFEMIFERRDGLAVVAARNYSCTGCHMNIAPQLFNLLQREDRIHTCPNCNRVVYYEATEIEAAGE, from the coding sequence ATGGAGCAAGTGAAGATCCTGATCGATCTGCAGGAGGTCATGTGCCAGGCACGGCGGCTCGAGGAGGAGAAGCAGAAGATCCCCCTCGAGGTGGCGGACCTGAAGAGCCTCTTCGAAGAGCGTGAGGCGACGTTTCTGGCTGCGGAGCAGGAGTTCGAGACCCTGAAGCAGCAGCGCCGGGAGAAGGAGCGGGAGATCGAGGAGGAGCGGGACAAGGTCGAGCGGGCGAAGGCGAAGCTCATGTCGATCAAGACGAACAAGGAATATTACGCCATGCTCAAGGAGATCGAGGGGACCCGGCGGACGAACGTGGCCCGCGAAGAGGAACTTCTCTCCCTCCTCGTGCGCTACGAGGAGGCGGAGAAGCGTCTCGCGGAGCGGAAGGCCGATCTCGACGAGGTGTCGGGGAAGTACCGGGAGCGGAGGGTCGACATCGACGCCCGGATGGGAACCTACGACGACGACATCGGGAAGCTGGACGCGCGCAGGCGCCAGGTGGCGAGCAAGCTGGATCCGTCCCTCGTACGCCGCTTCGAGATGATCTTCGAGCGGCGGGATGGCCTTGCGGTCGTCGCGGCGAGGAACTACTCCTGCACGGGGTGTCACATGAACATCGCCCCCCAGCTGTTCAACCTTCTGCAGCGGGAAGACCGGATCCACACCTGCCCCAACTGCAACCGTGTCGTGTACTACGAGGCTACGGAGATCGAGGCGGCCGGGGAGTGA
- a CDS encoding ribonuclease HI family protein → MTSVDVTVRVDGASRGNPGPSGAGAVVEFGDGREPRELCAYLGETTNNVAEYRALLLALEEAARHAVSSLTVHSDSELLVRQLRGEYKVRAEHLRPLHAEACRWLRVFPAVRILHVPREENRRADTLANLAIDQRRKG, encoded by the coding sequence GTGACCTCCGTCGACGTCACGGTGCGCGTCGACGGCGCCAGCCGCGGGAATCCCGGGCCCTCCGGCGCCGGCGCGGTCGTCGAGTTCGGGGACGGACGGGAGCCGAGGGAGCTTTGCGCCTACCTCGGGGAAACGACGAACAACGTGGCGGAATACCGGGCGCTGCTCCTGGCGCTCGAAGAAGCGGCCCGGCACGCCGTATCCTCCCTCACTGTCCACTCCGACTCGGAACTCCTCGTCCGGCAGCTGAGGGGAGAGTACAAGGTGAGGGCGGAGCACCTCCGGCCGCTCCACGCGGAGGCGTGCCGATGGTTGCGCGTTTTTCCGGCGGTCCGTATACTGCATGTACCACGCGAGGAGAACCGGAGGGCGGATACCCTGGCGAACCTCGCGATCGATCAGCGCCGGAAAGGATAA